The Ectothiorhodospiraceae bacterium 2226 region TACGTGGGTGTAACATTCCCGAAGACCTGATGTACAACGTTGAGAACAACGTCTGGGTGCGCAAAGAGGGCGACGGCACCGTGACCGTCGGCATGACCTCTTACGCCTGCTCCCTGGCCGGTCAGATCGTCTCCTACACGCCGAAGAAGGTCGGTAAGGACGTCAAGAAGGACAAGTCCTGTGCCACCGTGGAATCCGGCAAGTGGGTGGGTCCGGTGAAGGCGCCGGTCGCCGGCGAAGTGACCGCGATCAACGACGCGGTGGCGAGCAAGCCCGGCTTGATCAACGAAGATCCCTACGGGGACGGTTGGCTGGTGAAGATGAAGCCCTCCGACTGGGACGGCGAGTCGGCCGATCTTGTCACCGGATCCGATGCCCTGAGTGCGTTCGAGTCCAAAATGGACGCGGACGGCTTCGGCGGCTGCTGAGCGAGCCGACGCGGTAGGCGGGTCGCCGCATTGCGGATGCGGTGGCCCGGCTCCTTTTGCGGGCACGGGGCTGGAGTCGCAGGCGTCATACTGCGAGCGCCGAACGGCATCGTGGCCGCTGTAACGCCGCGCGTTCTTGTCCGCAGCGGAGTGAAATCTGGCGCGGAAGCCGAGCTTGGAAGCGGGCGCCTTCCGCGTCGCCGTTGGAGAGACGGCGACTGCGCGGCGTGCCGGCGCGGGGATCGAATCACACGGGGGTTGGCATGAGTGATTGGTACGGCATCACGCGTCGCGTCGAGGCGTTGGAAGACATCCAACTCGACGAAGCGCTCATCGCGGAGATGGGCGGGCGCTGGCAAGCGGCGGGCTTGGCCCACGCCGATATCAACTTTTATACGCCCACCTTCAAGTCCTTCCAGACCAGCGAGATCAAGGACTGCGGCAAGAGCGCGTGGCCGGCGGTGTCCATCACCGGCGGCGACTGCAAGCTGCAGTGCGACCACTGCAAGGCCAAGATCCTCGAGCCGATGATCCCGGCGCGTTCGCCCGAGGATCTGTGGCGCGTGGTGAACGAGATTGTGGAGCAGGGCGGTCAGGGCATGTTGCTCACCGGCGGCTCCAACCACCGTAACGAAGTGGAGTACGACGACTACTACTCCACGATTCGGCGGATCAAGGACAACTTTCCCCACTTCAAGATCGCGCTGCACACCGCGCTCGTCACCGACGATATTGCCAAGAGCATGGAACAGTCGGGGATCGATGCGGCCATGATGGACGTGATCGGCGCGCAGGACACCATTTCCCAGGTATACCACCTGCGCCGCAGCGTGGATGACTTCGAGCAGACTCTCGAGACGCTGGTCAACACCAACATGAAGGTGGTGCCGCATATCGTGGTGGGGCTGCATTACGGTCACCTGCTAGGCGAGTGGA contains the following coding sequences:
- the gcvH gene encoding glycine cleavage system protein GcvH codes for the protein MGAVRGCNIPEDLMYNVENNVWVRKEGDGTVTVGMTSYACSLAGQIVSYTPKKVGKDVKKDKSCATVESGKWVGPVKAPVAGEVTAINDAVASKPGLINEDPYGDGWLVKMKPSDWDGESADLVTGSDALSAFESKMDADGFGGC
- a CDS encoding radical SAM protein, whose product is MSDWYGITRRVEALEDIQLDEALIAEMGGRWQAAGLAHADINFYTPTFKSFQTSEIKDCGKSAWPAVSITGGDCKLQCDHCKAKILEPMIPARSPEDLWRVVNEIVEQGGQGMLLTGGSNHRNEVEYDDYYSTIRRIKDNFPHFKIALHTALVTDDIAKSMEQSGIDAAMMDVIGAQDTISQVYHLRRSVDDFEQTLETLVNTNMKVVPHIVVGLHYGHLLGEWNALKMLQRHTPDAVVLVVVMPFYAPEHRPFVTPDSTEVGRFFMDAREALPRTPLLLGCARPPGLSKMQIDTYAVMAGMTGMAHPSDGMVELAARLGRRVTVTPACCSIAVGDEVLAVDGPGRGIEVDLEQILEHERQHRRAPIAASGSLKGISIVSEGAAAGSGGCGV